The Winogradskyella schleiferi genome has a window encoding:
- a CDS encoding DUF58 domain-containing protein: protein MNIQQELNKAGGFKNLELLAKQVVEGFISGMHKSPFHGFSAEFAEHKIYNQGESTKHIDWKLYAKTDRLYTKRYDEETNLRCHIILDNSSSMHYPETAGTTIDNLNKIAFSALASASLMHILKKQRDAVGLSIYSDDYDFYAPEKGSERHHQMLLHKLSEAVVSKPETKTTETYRYLHQIAEKIHRRSLIFVFTDMFQTSEDDEKLFEALRHLKHNKHEVVLFHVFDKAKEEAFDFDNRPKRFIDVETGDHINLYADNIKENYEKAVKDYFTDLKIKCGQYRIKYVEADIKAGFNSILTTYMIERQKFV from the coding sequence ATGAACATACAACAAGAACTCAATAAAGCAGGAGGTTTTAAAAACCTGGAATTATTAGCGAAACAAGTCGTGGAGGGCTTTATTTCTGGGATGCATAAAAGTCCGTTTCATGGATTTTCGGCGGAGTTTGCTGAGCATAAAATTTATAATCAAGGTGAGAGTACCAAACATATAGATTGGAAATTGTATGCCAAAACCGACCGTTTATACACCAAGCGTTATGATGAGGAAACCAATTTGCGTTGCCATATTATATTAGACAATAGTAGTTCTATGCACTATCCGGAAACGGCTGGTACAACCATTGATAATCTTAATAAAATTGCATTTTCGGCATTGGCAAGTGCGTCGTTGATGCACATTCTTAAAAAGCAACGCGATGCTGTTGGTTTGAGTATTTATAGCGATGACTATGATTTTTATGCGCCAGAGAAGGGTAGTGAACGTCATCATCAGATGTTATTGCATAAGTTGAGCGAAGCTGTGGTTTCCAAACCAGAAACTAAAACCACGGAAACCTACCGCTATTTGCATCAAATTGCGGAAAAGATTCATCGCAGGTCCTTGATTTTTGTATTTACGGATATGTTTCAAACTTCGGAAGACGATGAGAAATTATTTGAAGCGTTGCGGCATTTAAAGCACAACAAGCATGAAGTGGTTTTATTTCATGTGTTTGATAAAGCAAAAGAAGAGGCCTTTGATTTTGACAACAGGCCGAAGCGATTTATTGATGTGGAGACTGGAGATCACATCAATTTATACGCAGACAACATCAAAGAAAACTACGAAAAGGCTGTCAAGGATTACTTTACGGACTTAAAGATTAAATGTGGGCAATACCGCATTAAATATGTTGAAGCCGACATCAAGGCTGGTTTTAATAGCATATTGACGACATACATGATAGAGCGCCAGAAATTTGTATAG
- a CDS encoding SBBP repeat-containing protein, translating into MKKLRVIILLILFSTVLNAQETVLEWSNSIGGTGADFSASITIDNLGNTYVTGNFSGTVDFDPSFSVFNLTSNGADDIYIQKLDPNGNFVWAKSLGGTSFDRGNAITTDSFGNVYVAGYFQLTADFDPGASSFNLSSNGLQDAFLLKLDSSGDFILARAFGSAGSNWFWGLNIDLNGDIILSGLFADLVDFDPSASTFFMDSGSSAEQDVVILKLDSNADFLWAKQIDGLESDENWSNTTDDLGNIYITGNFKGTTNFDPNNSDFSLTSNGDFDAFVLKLNTSGNFLWAKSIGGNLLDKGYSIKSKGSNVYLSGRFESTVDFDPNASIFNMTSNGGYDSFVLKLNSEGDFIWAKSTGGSSQDLGRGLSIDSAGSIYVTGSFGGTVDFDPNNSVNNLTSNGNEDIFIQKLDSDGNLMYAQSFGGALFDQGYSIAFDNLDNLHLTGIYQDVVDFDPSSSVFNMTSNGDSDVFVLKLSQLGLGLVENNFLKTIEIYPNPVKDMLTINSKQPIDHVIIYSLLGQKVVSYKDLANNKIDISNFSKGLYILTAEINGAIQSIKFVKE; encoded by the coding sequence ATGAAAAAATTACGTGTTATTATTTTACTGATCTTGTTTTCAACAGTTCTAAATGCTCAAGAGACTGTTTTAGAGTGGTCTAATTCTATTGGCGGAACAGGTGCCGACTTTAGTGCTTCAATAACAATTGATAATTTGGGGAATACATATGTTACTGGTAATTTTTCTGGAACAGTTGACTTTGATCCATCTTTCTCAGTTTTTAATTTAACGTCTAACGGTGCTGATGATATTTATATTCAAAAATTAGATCCTAACGGCAATTTCGTTTGGGCTAAATCATTAGGGGGAACGAGTTTTGATAGAGGAAATGCGATTACTACTGATAGTTTTGGCAATGTATATGTGGCAGGATATTTTCAATTAACAGCCGATTTTGACCCAGGAGCTTCTTCTTTTAATTTATCTTCTAATGGGTTGCAAGATGCTTTTCTTTTAAAACTTGATAGCTCGGGCGATTTTATCTTAGCTAGAGCATTTGGTTCTGCTGGTAGCAATTGGTTTTGGGGGTTAAATATAGACTTAAATGGTGATATTATTCTTTCAGGTCTTTTTGCTGATCTAGTAGATTTTGATCCAAGTGCTTCAACTTTTTTTATGGATTCTGGATCATCTGCAGAACAAGATGTAGTTATTCTAAAATTAGATTCAAATGCAGATTTTTTATGGGCAAAACAAATTGATGGTTTAGAATCTGACGAAAATTGGTCTAATACAACTGATGATTTAGGAAACATTTATATTACAGGTAACTTTAAGGGCACCACAAATTTTGACCCTAATAATTCTGATTTTTCATTAACATCTAATGGAGATTTTGATGCGTTTGTTCTTAAGTTGAATACAAGTGGGAATTTTCTTTGGGCTAAATCTATAGGAGGTAATTTACTTGATAAAGGATATTCTATAAAATCAAAAGGGTCTAATGTTTATCTAAGTGGAAGATTTGAAAGTACCGTAGATTTTGATCCTAATGCATCAATATTTAATATGACTTCTAATGGTGGATATGATAGTTTCGTGCTTAAATTAAATAGTGAGGGAGATTTTATATGGGCTAAGTCTACTGGAGGAAGTTCTCAAGACCTGGGTAGGGGTTTATCCATAGATTCAGCGGGTTCTATATATGTTACAGGAAGCTTTGGAGGTACTGTAGATTTTGATCCAAATAATTCAGTGAATAATTTAACTTCTAACGGTAACGAAGATATTTTTATTCAAAAATTAGATTCAGATGGTAACTTAATGTATGCGCAATCCTTTGGAGGAGCATTATTTGACCAAGGTTATTCTATTGCATTTGATAATCTTGATAATTTGCATTTAACTGGTATATACCAAGATGTTGTAGATTTTGACCCCAGCTCTTCTGTCTTTAATATGACTTCAAATGGAGATTCCGATGTTTTTGTTCTAAAGTTAAGCCAACTAGGATTAGGATTAGTTGAGAATAACTTTCTTAAAACTATAGAAATTTACCCTAATCCTGTTAAAGATATGCTTACTATAAATTCAAAACAACCTATAGATCATGTTATAATTTATAGTCTTTTAGGGCAAAAAGTAGTATCATATAAAGACTTAGCCAATAATAAAATAGATATTTCTAATTTTTCAAAAGGATTATACATTTTAACTGCTGAAATAAATGGAGCGATACAATCGATAAAATTTGTAAAAGAGTAA